actttagcttccgtccaggcctgagggcacacactcgcTAGTAGGATTAAATTGAAgttgtggcaaataggagtggcaatctgctattatcctcagtaattttccatccagattgtcagacgccggtggcttgtcattgttgatagacaacagtcatttttttacctcttccacactgactttacgtaATTCAAAATAACAATCCCTAaatttgcttatcttgccaatgaaaaagtaatctatgcagcctactcaatcactttttatagctactgtttacaggcctgcTGGGctatatacagcgttcctcattgagttccctgaattcctatcggaccttatagcagataatattctaatctttggtgactttaatattcacacggaaaagtccacagacccactcctaaaggctttcggagccatcatcgactctgttggttttgtccaacatgtctctggacctactcactgtcacagtcatactctggacctagttttgtcccatggaataaatgttgtggatcttaatgtttttcctcataatcctggactatcggaccaccattttattacgtttccAATTGCAataaataatctgctcagacgccaaccaaggaacatcaaaagtcgtgctataaattaaattcacagacaacacaaagattccttgatgtccttccagactccctctgtctacccaaggacgccagaggacaaaaatcaataccctagatgcagttgcacctctaaaaacaaaaacatttctcataagaaactagctccctggtatacagaaaatacccgagctctgaagcaagcttccagaaaattggaacggaaatggcgccacaccaaactggaagtcttcagactagcttggaaagacagtaccgtgcagtatcgaagagcccttactgctgctcgatcatcctatttttccaacttaatttaggaaaataagaacaatttttgatactgtcgcaaagctaactaaaaagcagcattccccaagagaggatggctttcacttcagcagtaataaattcatgaacttctttgaggaaaaggaAAAgacatgattattagaaagcaaattacggactcctctttaaatctgcgtattccttcaaagctcagttgtcctgagtctgcacaactctgccaggacctaggatcaagagagacactcaagtgttttagtaccatttctcttgacacaatgatgaaaataatcatggcctctaaaccttcaagctgcatactggaccctattccaactaaactactgaaagagctgcttcctgtgcttggccctcttatgttgaacataataacggctctctatccaccagatgtgtaccaaactcactaaaagtggcagtaataaagcctctcttgaaaaagccaaaccttgacccagaaaagatttaaaaaactatcggcctatatcgaatcttccaatcctctcaaaatttttagaaaaggctgttgcgcagcaacccactgccttcctgaagacaaacattgtatacgaaatgcttcagtctggttttagaccccatcatagcactgagactgcacttgtgaaggtggtaaatgaccttttaatggcatcagaccgaggctctgcatctgtcctcatgctcctagaccttagtgctgcttttgataccatcgatcacattcttttggagagattggaaacccaaattggtctacacggacaagttctggcctggtttagatcttatctgtcggaaagatatcagtttgtctctgtgaatggtttgtcctctgacaaatcaactgtaaatttcggtgttcctcaaggtttcaTTTTatgaccactattgttttcactatatattttacctcttggggatgtcattcgaaaacataatgttaactttcactgttatgcggatgacacacagctgtacatttcaatgaaacacggtgaagccccaaaattgccctcgctagaagcatgtgtttcagacataaggaagtggatggctgcaaactttctacttttaaactcggacaaaacagagatgcttgttctaggtcccaagaaacaaagagatcttctgttgaatctgacaattaatcttaatggttgtacagtcgtctcaaataaaactgtgaaggacctcagcgttactctggaccctgatcactcttttgaagaacatatcaaggctgtttcaaggacagctttttttcatctatgtaacattgcaaaaatcagaaactttctgtccaaaaatgatgcagaaaaattaatccatgcttttgtcacttctaggttagactactgcaatgctctactttccggctacccggataaagcactaaataaacttcagttagtgctaaatatggctgctagaatcctgactagaaccaaaaaatgtgatcatattactccagtgctagcctccctacactggcttcctgtcaaggcaagggctgatttcaaggttttactgctaacctacaaagcattacatgggcttgctcctacctagcactctgatttggtcctgccgtacatacctacacgtacgctacggtcacaagacgcaggcctccaaattgtccctagaatttctaagcaaacagctggaggccgggctttctcctatagagctccatttttatggaatggtctgcctacccattcGAGAGATGcaaacctttaagtctttacggaagactcatctcttcagtgggtcatatgattgagtgtaatctggcccaggagtgtgaaggtgatcggaaaggctctggagcaacgaaccgcccttgctgtctctgcctggccggttcccctctttccactggtattctctgcctctaaccctattacaggggctgagtcactggcttactagggctctttcataccgtccctaggtggggtgcgtcacttgagtgggttgagtcactgatgtgatctcccTGTCTGGTTTGGCGccaccttgggttgtgccgtggcggagatctttgtgggctatccTCTGCTTGTCTCAGGGTGGTaatttggtggttgaagatatccctctagtggtgtgggggctgttgctttggcaaagtgggtggggggttttccttcctgtttggccctgtcgggggtgtcatcggatggggccacagtgtctcctgataaACATATGTATTCGGTGCAATTAGGGGTACATAAATtaaattacttacattgtgtttgccaatgccccaaatatcatgtacatttgatgcagcattatgatgactcattgtcacaatggtagggattaactgagctggtcttggatcatttatgggactagtgtttagagtgttgggccagtaatcgaaaggttgctagatcgaatccttgagctgacaaggtaaaactctgtcgttctgcccctgaacaaggcagttaactcactgttcctaggccatcattgtaaataagaatttgttcttaactgatttgcctagttaaataaaaaaaataaaaaacatctaCTAATAATTgtttcaacgcagccttgaaTGCGTGGacaggagccaagatgatttggatggactctgTCATTCCTatagagtatcttctgtttccagaagctATCAATAAAAGTGACTCTAGCAAGTCTTTTAGCAAGATGTGTAATGCCAGCAGTCcgctgaatctttcacacccgcggcccaacgatggtactggacctgaaattATTGGCCATTTTTTTGCCTTGGGGCCCGAGTTTCTCACCATAGACCTGCCTTTGATGACAGCTGGTGTTGTTGAATGGGCCGATCTCTCAGGCAGTCACATGGCTGGGAGCTCCGAGGATCCGAACACGAGGTAGAGGCcactggagagggagacagagccgAGGACGAAGAcactgggtttgtgcccataggcgacgttgttgccggtgatgtctggtgaggacctgccttacaacaggcctacaaaccctcagtccagcctttctcggcctattgcagacagtctgagcactgatggagggattgtgcgttcctggtgtaactcaggcagttgttgttgccatcctgtacctgtcccgcaggtgtgatgttcaaatgtaccgatcctgtgcaggtgttgttacacgtggtctgccactgcgaggacaatcagctgtccgtcctgtctccctgtagcgctgtcttaggcatctcacaggacggacattgcaatttattgccctggccacatctgcagtcctccttgcaacatgcctaaggcacgttcacgcagatgagcagggacactgggcatctttcttttggtgtttttcagtcagtagaaaggcctctttagtgtcctaagttttcataactgcgaccttaattgcctaccgtctgtaagctgttagtgtcttaacgaccgttccacaggtggaTGTTCaggaattgtttatggttcattgaacaagcatgggaaacagtttaaaccctttacaatgaagatctgtgaagttacttggatttttatgaatgatCTTTTTTAAGACAGGGTCTTGAAaaaaggacatttcttttttttgctgagtttagatgggGGATTTTATCTCATTTTACTCCACTGAGCAACAATTGTCATATCTTTAtcctaaatggtaccctattccccatgtcgtgcactatatagggaatatggtgccatttgggacaaatatACAGTTTTAAGGCAAAGCCTCTTATTTATGATAAGTTAGCTAACCTTTCGAACTGACAGTCTATACATGCAGTCATCCAGGACTCCAGACAAGCTGTTTTGTCACTCAAACATCTTCCCCCATTGGACTGAGTGGTGCTGGACTTCCAGTCTGCGGGTTACACACACAACTTGATAATAGTATTTCTGTAACTTTGGTTGAATTTTAAGTCGTTCTTCAAATCTTGGATGTTCGCCTCTAATGCTGTCTGTCCTTGCTTCCCTCTGATGTTTTCAGGAGGCAAGAGGACATGAGGAATCGAGGAGAGTTTACAGATTCAAAACATTTTCTCCCAACTGAACACGACTCAGCAATAAAATTACATGTCACAAATCACAACACAGGGGCTTTGTGACATCATACTGTTTCTAGACCAGAATGGTCATATTCCAAAGTAAGTCATCACAAAACAAGCTGAAGAGGTTCAACAAAGAGATATTTAAACTTTAATTAAAAGGACAGAGTTGAAACATACATTTACAAAAGACACATTCTAAATAAAACATTATAAATAACATTCCAAGCCATATGATTCTGTCCTCATATTTCATTCACACATCTTgagacaatcacacacacacaaggtttaCCATCACAGAGCAGATCATCAACAGTCAAGTCGTGGTTTACTGCAGTGAAATAAAGCATTTCATAAAAAGCTTTTCAGTTCAAAGGGGTAACTTTAAGGTCCCCCTCCAGCACAACCTCCCAAAGGCTGTATAGTATAGCCTACATGCTCCACGACATCCAAAATCCTCcaaccccaaatggcaccctttttcctataaagtgcactaaGTTTTACCATAgccctatgggccatggtcaacGTAGTATACtaaataggtaatagggtgccttTTGTGACAGGGAACatttttaaattttacctttttatttatacaggttttttctcattgagataatatctcttttccaagagacatggtccaatagcagcaaggggaacaacttttcagacaaaacaacttaaacactacattaaacaaaactataaacacacatacagtacaacaattacatattacattaaaaacacaaacatcttGACTAAAAACGGCTGGCCTaaaaacaattacactcttctatgatatatacatcgaacaagtgtttaaactccaccaacaaaactagatcatcacattttaaaagaaaaacaagccttatgctggtaataaaataacattttcagcttgagcttccttatcaagttctctacatgcacagttgaagctcagcttatcatcaacccacacacccaaatagTTGTACACCaacttgctctatagtatgtccagccaatgtagcaatgacatgatttgtaacatgcctggcatttgaaaataccatgcattttgttttaacCGAATTTAGAATCAGCTTtaaatcatacagattctgttgtatgatgttaaatgctctttgggcattttcaaaagctaaagaAACTACCaccacttgaataaagaacagtatcatCTGCTTAACAATTAACATCCGCTGTTTCAATAAGATCCCCGatgttgttgatatacaaaatgaacaactgtgggcccaaaatagaaccttgaggaacacctgAGCACACCTCTATGGATTTACAACCATCcgccattacacattgtgtacgatttgataggtaatttataaaccaatctagagcatgaccagtaattccacaacattttaatctttgcactaacacagcatggtccacggtgtcaaaagccttcgacaaatcaataaaaacagacacataatgtaacttcttatcaagagcacagtggatgtcATTTAAAATCTTCAATGTtactgaaacagtgctgtggccagacctaaaaCCTGATTGCATTCCATTTAAGATGTTTTCTTGGAAGTAGGTCTTAagctgcctactaactaaggactccagtacctttGGCAGTACAGACAATTTTGATATGGGTCGATAGTTGTCAAGTAGCGGGGGATCTCCACCTTTCAAAAGAGGCAGTACAAAAGCAGATTTCCATAACTTGGGGATTTCCTTAACATCAAGCTTAaggttaaaaatacatgttaagggGGAGCAATGATGTCTGTGGCTAGGTGGAGGCGGGGGTCTAGTTCATCAGGGCCAGGGGATTGTTTTTAATCAATTTCTTTCAGGGCTTTACACATGTTCCAGTCCACAGGCCTGACAGTGAGACTGCTCCCCCTCCTGTGGAACAACAAGGCTTCTGATTGGGCATCGTCCTACTCTGATTGTCTCTCTGAACTGTCCTTCTCACTCCTTCTCAGCCTCATCAAAGGCCATCCGTTTCAGTAGCCGCCGCTCCTTCCAGTCTCGCATCCGCTCTTTGAAGTCTTCCAGCTCTTTCCTCTGTAACACAGATCGTTCAGTCATAATCAACCACTGTCAATCAAAACCGTTCATTTTAAACTTTATTGATAGATTTTCAATTATGAGGACAGAGACATTGATAACAAATACAACATACTCTGTCTGTCCTTCGATACCCCACCATCAAAACAGTTCTTAACTTCATacggctgcaggggcagtattgagtagcttggatgaaaaggtgcccattgtaaaacGGCCAGCTcttcagtctcagttgctaatatatgcatattattattagtattggatagaaaacactctaaagtttccaaaactgtcaaaatattgtctgtgagtataacagaactgatattgcaggcgaaaccctaagaaaaatcaaaacaggaagtggcttctattttgaaaactccatgttccatagccttcctttgctggatttaaagggatatgaaccagattccttttcctatcgcttcctcaagttGTCAGTCTTCAGacatttcaggcttttattttgaaaaattagccagaacgataacatcgcgtcaagtgcgcaacagaatttggacagccattgttttcccctctcctactgtgaaagacatttgcggttgatatattatcgatcgattataaaaaacgtttgacatgtttctgtggacattatggaaactatttggaatttgtctgcgttgttgtgaccgctctttcctgtgcatttctgaacataatgtgacaaacaaacggaggtattttggatataaaaatcatctttatagaacaaacggaacatttgttgtgtaactgggagtctcgtgagtgaaaacatccggagatcaaaggtaaacgattaatttgattgcttttctgattttcgtgaccgagctacctgatgctaagtgtacttaatgttttatcgcgcaaaaaatctgacacgacaggtggattaacaaaaggctaaactgtgttttcctatattgcacttgtgatttcattaatataaatatttatagtaatatttgttgtatgtagcgctatgctattcagaggttgttgatgacacttatcctgatagggggattgcagccataacaagatAAAGGGATATTCTACTCAAAATATTATGTTCAATTGTTTTGGGAGTGGGATATTCCTTTAATCTCAAATCTTTACCCTCCAAAAGTATCACTATTAGTAGGCATTGATATTCGTCATACTTCATTGTTCCCAACTTAAGAGAAaatgtgttacttttatttcttattcttggggggtattttttaaactgcattgttggttaaacaacctctttgggctagggggcagtattttcacgtccggatgaaaagcgtgcccagagtaaactgcctactactcaggcccagaagctaggatatgcatattaatagatatggatagaaaacactgaagtttctaaaactgtttgaatgaggtctgagtataacagaattcatatggcaggtgaaaaacctgagaaaaatccaaccaggaagtgggaaatctgaggcttgttggttttcaagtgattgcctatccaatatccagtgtaaatggggtcagattgcacttcccaaggcttccactagttgtcaacagtctttagaaagttgtttcaggcttctattgtgaAAGGGGAGAGAATAAAAGCATTCGGAGTAAGTGGCTCAGCGAAAGCCATCAGTTGTTTATCGTGCGTGGCCGTGAGCTCCGTTCCCTTTCCGTTCTAATGACAACGGAATTGTccagttggaatattattgaagatttatgattaaaaaaaacatcctaaagattgattatatacattgtttgagatgtttctacgaactttaatgGAACTTTGACTTTGTCTGGACTTAGTGCCTGCGCTTTGTGCATTTGGATTAGTGAACTAAACGTGCGAAcaaaaaaggaggtatttggacataaagatgtaCTTTAtcgaacatttattgtggaactgggattcctgggagtgcattccgatgaagatcatcaaaggtaagtgaatatttataacgctatttctgacttttgttgactccacaacttggcagatatctgtatggcttgttttggtgggTGAGCGCTGTACTcggattattgcatggtatgcttttgccgtaaagcttttttgaaatctgacacagcggttgctttaaggagaagtgtatctttaatcctatgtataacacttgtatctttcatcaaagtttatgatgagtatttctgtaaattgatgtggctctctgcaaattcaCCGGATGTTTGAGGCAAAACATTACtcaacataacgcgccaatgtaaactaagATTTATGGATAGAAAtttgaactttatcgaacaaaacatacatgtattgtgtaacatgaagtcctatgagtgccatctgatgaagatggcCAAAGGTTAGAGATAACtcttctctatttctgctttttgtgactctcttCGGCTGGAAAATGGTTGTatgttttttgtgactaggcactgacctaacataatcgcatggtatgctttcaccataaagcctttttgaaatcgggacactgtggttggattaacaagaagtttatctttaaaatggtgtataacaATTGTATGCTTggggaattttaattatgagatttctgttgtttgaatttggcgcactgccatttcactggctgttgtcaaatcaatcccgttaacgggatttgatccctaagaagttttaagggcttgtaaagcatttcactgtaaggtctacactggtTGTATCCGGCACATgtaacaaataaaatgtgatttgatatgtTGGCATGATAACATGACATTattcacacactcacatgcatcTTCTCATCAGGTGGGAAAATCTCCCTCTGAAGGTTGTAGAAAAGATCACCATGAAAGAGGAAAGTAAAGTTTAACATTAATGAACATCAGATAAAAACTACTTATGACATGGTCATACACAAAATGTCAGAATTTGCTTTAGTTTGTCAGAGAGTACTGTCAACATTTTCAGACATTTTCAGACAATATAATAATGTGTAGCCTAAACAAAGTTTAAAGTACTGAAAGAATGAACCAGAGCCTAATAACCCTTTGGACTTTATTATGTATTAGCCTCAACAATTGTTATGCATGTAGCAACTGTTGTCTCCGGCTGAAGCAACCTTAGTTCTATGTACTTTTAatcattaaataaaataaaatgaatcaaatcaaccaatcaatcaagaTAAGACCACACTAACCTTCCTCTTCACAATATATTCTTCAAAATACTCTGCTTGGTTGGAGATCCAGAACATGGTCACAGGGAAAGACAGATACAGCATCATCTGATTACAAAAAAATGCAGACACAATAAACAACTATTTCAAGTCACTACCATCTCTTTGTCAGACATGTTACATGAGTCAATATAATAGATAACAACATTGATTTGTGTATCAGTGAGCACGAATGTCATCAGTCAACAATCAGGCagttggtgctttcaagacaactgggacctCGGGGAAAaaatgacgtcagtgatcttcaagtCGGAACTCTAGAAAGATGCCATTGATTCCatcttggaattccgagttgtaTGCTGCTTCAAAGCGATTTTTCCCCAGTAGGAGCTCCCACCCCcaaatatttgtattattttactgggtgtACTAACCGGCTTCACAAaacacagaccacgtgtaaccatgccagtccaggacctccacatccggcttcttcacctgcaggatcctCTGAGTCCAGACACCGAGACAGCAGATGAAACTGTGGGTtggcacaactgaagaatttctgcacaaactgtcaaaacccatctcagggaagctcatctgcatgctcttCGTCATCACCATATTCTTGCCCTGACCGCAGTTCGGCGTTC
This sequence is a window from Oncorhynchus mykiss isolate Arlee chromosome 13, USDA_OmykA_1.1, whole genome shotgun sequence. Protein-coding genes within it:
- the LOC110485140 gene encoding protein PET100 homolog, mitochondrial, with the translated sequence GVKIEVFRMMLYLSFPVTMFWISNQAEYFEEYIVKRKREIFPPDEKMHRKELEDFKERMRDWKERRLLKRMAFDEAEKE